A section of the Arcobacter roscoffensis genome encodes:
- the murJ gene encoding murein biosynthesis integral membrane protein MurJ codes for MLIKSIFTNSTGILTSRILGFIRDLLTASILGANIYSDIFFVAFKLPNLFRRVFAEGAFTQAFIPAYAKTKHKIRFSSIIFLQLFGFLIILSLLVTAFSHLVAKAIAIGFDDKTIDLAAPLFAINFYYLPMIFVVTFMAALLQYKNHFATTAYATALLNLGMIAALLISQDMEKYDITFYLSYGVLVGGLLQIIVHLIAIKNLNLCKIFHFKKHKKKEENKFYKNFFSATLGSSTAHISAFLDTWLASFLVSGSISYLYYGNRVFQLPLALFAIATSIALFPMIARAIKNKDEDKALRLMKKSSIILFTLLSIATLIGIGFDEFIIWLLFERGAFDAQDTANTALILSMYLIGLIPYGIAKIFSLWLYAKEQQFLAAKIAMKSLGFNIVFSLLLIQPYGAAGLAFASTLSGFILFYLTLKEFGFKKFYIMFKKPI; via the coding sequence ATGTTAATAAAATCAATTTTTACAAATAGTACAGGTATTCTAACTTCAAGAATTTTAGGTTTCATAAGAGACCTTTTAACAGCTTCAATATTAGGAGCCAATATTTATTCAGATATTTTCTTTGTTGCTTTTAAACTACCTAATCTATTTAGAAGAGTTTTTGCAGAAGGTGCTTTTACACAAGCTTTTATTCCAGCATATGCAAAAACAAAACATAAAATTAGATTTTCTTCTATTATATTCTTACAGCTTTTTGGTTTTTTGATTATTCTTTCCCTTTTAGTAACTGCCTTTTCTCATCTGGTAGCAAAAGCAATCGCTATTGGTTTTGATGATAAAACTATTGATTTAGCAGCGCCTTTATTTGCTATAAACTTCTATTATTTACCTATGATTTTTGTTGTAACATTTATGGCTGCTCTCCTTCAATATAAAAACCATTTTGCTACAACTGCTTATGCTACAGCCCTACTAAACCTAGGAATGATAGCTGCTCTTTTAATCTCACAAGATATGGAAAAATATGATATAACTTTTTATCTATCTTATGGGGTTTTAGTAGGTGGACTTCTTCAAATAATAGTTCATTTAATAGCTATAAAAAATCTAAACTTATGTAAAATATTTCACTTTAAAAAACATAAGAAAAAAGAAGAGAATAAATTTTATAAAAACTTCTTTTCTGCAACACTTGGTTCTTCAACTGCGCATATTTCTGCTTTTTTAGATACTTGGCTTGCTTCTTTTTTAGTATCTGGTTCTATTTCTTATCTTTATTATGGAAATAGAGTTTTTCAACTACCACTTGCGCTATTTGCAATAGCTACATCAATAGCACTATTTCCAATGATAGCAAGAGCAATAAAAAATAAGGATGAAGATAAAGCCCTAAGACTTATGAAAAAATCTTCAATAATTTTATTTACTCTTTTAAGTATAGCTACACTTATTGGTATTGGTTTTGATGAATTTATAATTTGGCTGTTATTTGAAAGAGGTGCTTTTGATGCCCAAGACACAGCAAATACTGCACTTATATTATCTATGTATTTAATAGGACTTATTCCTTATGGAATAGCTAAAATTTTCTCTTTATGGTTATATGCAAAAGAACAACAGTTTTTAGCTGCCAAAATAGCCATGAAAAGTTTAGGTTTTAATATAGTGTTTTCTCTTCTTTTAATACAGCCCTACGGAGCAGCAGGACTTGCATTTGCTTCTACTTTGAGTGGATTTATTCTGTTTTATCTGACACTAAAAGAGTTTGGCTTTAAAAAGTTTTATATTATGTTTAAAAAGCCTATTTAG
- the ybeY gene encoding rRNA maturation RNase YbeY, with protein MIDIENNSSLEFDLSKLEEIASYVTSKDIELIITNNDEIQELNNEHRNINKATDVLSFPLEFNMPNMPVGSIVISEEFVKNKADEYGHKEEEEFFLLFIHGLLHLVGFDHEVDNGEHRDKEEELINKFNLPKSLIVRNS; from the coding sequence ATGATTGATATAGAAAACAACTCCTCTTTAGAGTTTGATTTATCAAAACTTGAAGAGATAGCTTCATATGTAACTTCAAAAGATATTGAACTAATTATTACAAACAATGATGAAATTCAAGAACTAAATAATGAACATCGAAATATAAATAAAGCAACTGATGTATTAAGTTTCCCTTTAGAGTTTAATATGCCTAATATGCCAGTTGGCTCAATCGTAATCTCAGAAGAGTTTGTAAAAAACAAAGCAGACGAATATGGACATAAAGAAGAGGAAGAGTTTTTTCTTCTTTTTATTCATGGATTACTTCATTTAGTTGGATTTGACCACGAAGTTGACAATGGTGAGCATAGAGATAAAGAAGAAGAGCTGATTAATAAATTTAATCTGCCAAAAAGTTTAATAGTAAGGAATTCGTAA
- a CDS encoding ferritin family protein, producing the protein MRQYETYKCNTCGCEVEVQETGTNAKLSCCGNEMEMITENLTAVNLMKAFAGESQARNKYEFFAEVAFEEGLHKIARFFQEAADNEKYHAMAEFKAYNKLVNNVELDSTKKNIQYAADGEKYEHEEMYPNFETIAKEEGLKEIARMFKAIGKVEVEHENEYLELKQALIDEGFLESDTEEEWVCEVCGHVHRGKKPPGACPLCRVEKEYFKKRNKDVTVG; encoded by the coding sequence ATGAGACAATATGAAACTTACAAATGTAACACATGTGGATGTGAAGTAGAAGTACAAGAAACAGGAACAAATGCAAAATTATCTTGTTGTGGAAATGAAATGGAAATGATTACAGAAAACTTAACTGCTGTAAACTTAATGAAAGCCTTTGCAGGTGAATCACAAGCTAGAAATAAATATGAATTTTTTGCCGAAGTTGCTTTTGAAGAAGGTTTACATAAAATTGCAAGATTCTTCCAAGAAGCTGCTGATAATGAAAAATACCATGCTATGGCTGAATTTAAAGCTTATAATAAATTAGTAAATAATGTAGAGTTAGATTCAACTAAAAAGAACATTCAATATGCAGCTGATGGTGAAAAGTATGAGCATGAAGAAATGTATCCAAACTTTGAAACTATAGCTAAAGAAGAAGGATTAAAAGAGATTGCTAGAATGTTTAAAGCTATTGGAAAAGTTGAAGTTGAACATGAAAATGAATACTTAGAATTAAAACAAGCTTTAATCGATGAAGGTTTCTTAGAATCAGATACTGAAGAAGAATGGGTATGTGAAGTTTGTGGTCATGTTCATAGAGGGAAAAAACCTCCAGGTGCTTGTCCTTTATGTAGAGTTGAAAAAGAGTACTTCAAAAAAAGAAATAAAGATGTTACTGTAGGTTAA
- a CDS encoding Fur family transcriptional regulator — protein MTNYTSLLKDYDLKVTPQRVAIVEELYINGHMNIDDLYKKLLAKFPSISLATIYKNINAMVEKVFLSEVKIPNTKSVYELVKEEHAHMVCSSCGYIEDVIVNSSNVLEEAAVKSNFKIESADIVLSGLCPKCSK, from the coding sequence ATGACAAATTATACAAGTTTACTAAAAGATTATGATTTAAAAGTTACTCCTCAAAGAGTGGCAATAGTAGAAGAACTTTATATAAATGGACATATGAATATAGATGATTTATATAAAAAATTATTAGCAAAGTTCCCATCTATATCTTTAGCAACGATATATAAAAATATCAATGCAATGGTTGAAAAAGTATTTCTTTCAGAAGTAAAGATACCAAATACTAAATCTGTTTATGAACTAGTAAAAGAAGAACATGCACACATGGTTTGTTCATCTTGTGGTTATATTGAAGATGTAATCGTAAATAGTTCAAATGTTTTAGAAGAAGCTGCTGTGAAGAGTAATTTTAAAATTGAAAGTGCTGATATAGTACTTAGCGGACTTTGTCCAAAATGTTCAAAATAG
- a CDS encoding endonuclease/exonuclease/phosphatase family protein, whose product MFKSFFLFFLAFGVFLNAKDFCVASYNVENLFDLENQKTEYKEYKPFTSSNWNKKTFHTKLNNTIKVIKDIDCDIIALQEIENKQILQTLLKKIPSYKYYSFSKYKNSAVGLGFISKVKIINSKDIKVKFSNKTFRPILESTFKIDNHEFKIFNNHWPSKRVKESYRIKFAKKLYDRVKKLPKDYDYILLGDFNSNYNEEQTFKFDKKLNNTYGITGINQVLNTKIKKDFNTYDDLMQKEKIAHYNLWLDLKSYERFSNKFRNKNQTPDNIIVPKALFDTKNISYIPYSFKVFKPSYLYKNKRVLRWQIKKGIHQGYGYSDHLPIIASFSTKKEYKNSLFKHNNQNDSKDNKEVLISYLYEKETLKNPSIIKNAIVIYKNKNNAILKQKNNKAIYFYKNAKNLKLGNSYDFKVTKIENFYGLKEVKEFELLKENKRNNSYKKLYLNAKNIDIFNPTYQNEIITNLNGIVKNNRLYFQNKEIRLYCKDKSILPPNNSKIRILSGHLSTFKGNIQINIHKKSDYKVEF is encoded by the coding sequence TTGTTTAAGAGTTTCTTTCTTTTCTTTTTAGCTTTTGGCGTTTTTTTAAATGCTAAAGATTTTTGTGTAGCTTCTTATAATGTAGAAAACCTATTTGATCTAGAAAATCAAAAAACTGAGTACAAAGAGTATAAACCTTTTACAAGCAGTAATTGGAATAAAAAAACTTTCCATACAAAACTTAATAATACAATAAAAGTAATCAAAGACATAGATTGTGATATTATTGCACTTCAAGAAATAGAAAATAAACAAATACTTCAAACACTACTAAAAAAAATCCCCTCATATAAATACTATTCTTTTTCAAAATATAAAAATTCAGCTGTTGGACTTGGATTTATTTCTAAAGTAAAAATTATAAATTCAAAAGATATAAAAGTAAAGTTTTCAAACAAAACATTTAGACCTATACTTGAATCAACTTTCAAAATAGATAATCATGAATTTAAGATTTTCAATAATCACTGGCCTTCAAAAAGAGTAAAAGAGTCTTACAGAATAAAATTTGCAAAAAAACTTTATGATAGAGTAAAAAAACTTCCAAAGGATTATGATTATATTTTATTAGGTGATTTTAACTCAAATTATAATGAAGAGCAAACATTTAAGTTTGATAAAAAACTAAATAATACTTACGGTATTACAGGAATAAATCAAGTTTTAAATACAAAAATAAAAAAAGATTTTAATACCTATGATGATTTGATGCAAAAAGAAAAAATTGCTCACTATAATTTATGGCTTGATTTAAAATCTTATGAAAGGTTTTCAAATAAATTTAGAAACAAAAACCAAACCCCTGATAATATAATAGTTCCAAAAGCTCTATTTGATACAAAAAATATTTCATATATCCCCTATTCATTTAAAGTTTTTAAACCTTCTTATTTATATAAAAATAAAAGAGTTTTAAGATGGCAAATAAAAAAAGGTATCCATCAAGGATATGGATATTCTGATCACTTGCCAATTATTGCAAGTTTTAGCACTAAAAAAGAGTATAAAAATAGCCTTTTCAAACACAATAATCAAAATGACAGTAAAGATAATAAAGAAGTCTTAATCTCATACCTTTATGAAAAAGAGACATTAAAAAACCCTTCAATCATAAAAAATGCAATAGTAATCTACAAAAATAAGAATAATGCTATTTTAAAACAAAAAAACAATAAAGCTATTTACTTTTATAAAAATGCTAAAAATTTAAAACTTGGAAATTCTTATGATTTTAAAGTCACTAAAATAGAAAACTTCTATGGTTTAAAAGAAGTAAAAGAGTTTGAACTTTTAAAAGAAAATAAAAGAAACAATTCTTATAAAAAACTATATTTAAATGCAAAAAATATAGATATTTTCAATCCGACATATCAAAATGAAATAATTACAAATCTAAATGGTATTGTAAAAAATAATAGGTTATACTTTCAAAACAAGGAAATAAGACTTTATTGCAAAGATAAAAGTATACTCCCTCCTAATAATAGTAAGATTAGAATCCTTTCAGGTCATTTATCGACTTTTAAGGGTAATATTCAAATTAATATTCATAAAAAATCAGATTATAAAGTAGAGTTTTAA
- a CDS encoding ferritin family protein, producing the protein MRQYESYKCSVCGNEVELSKVGGGELHCCGKKMDCITEDLTSVVLMKAFAGESMARNKYEYFAKIAQKEGFRDIAEHFQRAANNEKKHAHLELKAYNVLNYDKEFGDTSENLQIAIDGESYENVTMYPDFAKVAKEEGHKDISRMLDMIGKIEIEHENMYKRLKDRLESGKEFVSDDDEEEWICEVCGHVHRGKKALKTCPVCKHPQEYQSRLNSQK; encoded by the coding sequence ATGAGACAATATGAAAGTTATAAATGTAGTGTATGTGGTAACGAGGTTGAATTATCAAAAGTTGGTGGAGGTGAACTTCACTGCTGTGGTAAAAAAATGGACTGTATTACAGAAGATTTAACTTCGGTTGTCTTGATGAAAGCTTTTGCAGGTGAATCTATGGCAAGAAACAAATACGAGTATTTTGCAAAAATTGCACAAAAAGAAGGTTTCAGAGATATAGCTGAACATTTCCAAAGAGCAGCAAACAACGAGAAAAAACATGCACATTTAGAACTTAAAGCATATAATGTTCTAAACTATGATAAAGAGTTTGGAGATACAAGTGAAAATCTTCAAATAGCTATTGATGGTGAAAGTTATGAAAATGTTACTATGTATCCAGATTTTGCTAAAGTTGCAAAAGAAGAAGGTCATAAAGACATTTCTAGAATGCTTGATATGATTGGAAAAATTGAAATTGAACATGAAAATATGTACAAAAGATTAAAAGACAGACTTGAAAGTGGTAAAGAGTTTGTTAGTGACGATGATGAGGAAGAATGGATTTGTGAAGTGTGTGGTCATGTTCATAGAGGTAAAAAAGCTCTAAAAACATGTCCTGTTTGTAAACATCCACAAGAGTATCAGTCAAGACTTAACTCTCAAAAATAG
- a CDS encoding calcium/sodium antiporter, translated as MDIIIFTVAMAALIYGADFIIEQSEKIALHYNISHFVIGATLIALGTSLPEMAVSMSASMKGSADIAVANVVGSTIFNIALVLGAVFLVAKKISPDRDLFAKDSAWALFPILVFILMGVDGKINIVDGVLFLLLMAAYLIFLISSNQVEEIDEDLAKEKFAWGKTSALLLVGFVFVVGGADFAIDSAGNIAREFGISEWLIGLFLVAFGTSLPELTISIKSAMKNNADLAIGNIIGSNVANFTMVLGLASILNPLNVDLNLYFFDIAAAVILSLMLVFITANKLYNKSAGIVLLVVLGLVIQNSLA; from the coding sequence ATGGATATTATAATTTTTACAGTAGCGATGGCCGCACTTATATATGGTGCTGATTTTATAATTGAGCAAAGTGAAAAAATTGCACTTCATTACAATATCTCACATTTCGTAATTGGTGCTACTTTAATTGCACTTGGAACATCTCTCCCTGAAATGGCTGTTTCTATGTCAGCTTCAATGAAAGGAAGTGCAGATATTGCTGTAGCAAATGTTGTTGGAAGTACGATATTTAATATTGCACTAGTTTTAGGTGCTGTTTTTCTTGTTGCTAAGAAAATATCACCAGATAGAGATCTTTTTGCAAAAGATTCAGCTTGGGCATTATTTCCTATTTTAGTATTTATACTTATGGGAGTTGATGGTAAGATAAATATAGTTGATGGTGTTTTATTTCTTCTATTAATGGCTGCTTACTTAATTTTCTTAATTAGCTCAAACCAAGTTGAAGAAATAGATGAAGACTTAGCAAAAGAAAAATTTGCATGGGGAAAAACATCTGCATTATTACTTGTTGGTTTTGTATTTGTAGTTGGAGGTGCTGATTTTGCTATTGATAGTGCTGGAAATATTGCAAGAGAGTTTGGGATTTCTGAATGGCTTATTGGACTATTTTTAGTTGCATTTGGTACATCTCTACCAGAACTTACAATCTCAATTAAATCAGCTATGAAAAACAATGCAGATTTAGCAATAGGTAATATCATTGGATCAAATGTTGCTAACTTTACTATGGTATTAGGGTTAGCTTCAATTTTAAATCCTTTAAATGTAGATTTAAATCTTTACTTCTTTGATATAGCAGCAGCTGTTATATTATCACTAATGTTAGTATTTATTACAGCAAACAAACTTTATAATAAAAGTGCAGGAATTGTTTTATTAGTTGTATTAGGGTTAGTAATCCAAAATAGTTTAGCTTAA
- the radA gene encoding DNA repair protein RadA, with protein MAKKKKTLFECQHCGEQSTKWLGKCPNCGGWDSFVELNQEQQEVLKQVSKVTTSTSKAKAITEIVQDDVTRFSSHNDEFDLVLGGGIVPGSLTLIGGSPGVGKSTLLLKVAGSIAFSGKKVLYVSGEESAGQIKLRANRLEANSDKMFLLSEIKLEEIQDELLRQDYEVCIIDSIQTIYSSNLTSAPGSVSQVREITFELMRKAKESDIAMFIIGHITKDGSIAGPRVLEHMVDTVLYFEGEASKELRMLRGFKNRFGSTSEIGIFEMTQEGLVSAKDIASKFFDKTKAQSGSALTVSMEGSRALILEVQALVTESTHPNPKRSATGFDVNRLNMLLALLEKKIDLPLNHYDVFVNISGGIKIKESSADLAVVAAIISSFRDRPISKESVFIGEVSLTGEIKDVYSMDMRLKEAQAQGIKKAVISQKPNLNLKLKCFAVDEVPKMIELF; from the coding sequence ATGGCTAAAAAGAAAAAAACACTATTTGAGTGTCAACACTGTGGAGAACAATCAACAAAATGGCTAGGTAAATGTCCAAACTGTGGCGGTTGGGATAGTTTTGTAGAATTAAATCAAGAGCAGCAAGAAGTATTAAAACAAGTATCAAAAGTAACTACATCAACTTCAAAAGCAAAGGCTATTACTGAAATTGTTCAAGATGATGTTACAAGATTTAGTTCACATAATGATGAATTTGATTTAGTTTTAGGTGGAGGAATTGTTCCTGGAAGTTTAACCCTAATTGGAGGAAGTCCTGGTGTTGGTAAGTCTACACTACTTCTTAAAGTTGCAGGAAGTATTGCCTTTTCAGGGAAAAAAGTTTTATATGTATCAGGTGAAGAGAGTGCTGGACAGATAAAACTGCGAGCTAATAGACTTGAAGCAAATAGTGATAAGATGTTTTTATTAAGTGAAATAAAACTTGAAGAAATTCAAGATGAACTACTCAGACAAGATTATGAAGTATGTATTATTGACTCTATTCAAACTATCTATTCATCAAACCTAACATCAGCACCAGGAAGTGTAAGTCAAGTTCGTGAAATCACTTTTGAGCTAATGAGAAAAGCAAAAGAGTCTGATATTGCAATGTTTATTATTGGGCATATTACAAAAGATGGAAGTATCGCTGGACCTAGAGTACTTGAACATATGGTTGATACAGTTTTATACTTTGAAGGTGAGGCTTCCAAAGAACTTAGAATGTTAAGAGGTTTCAAAAATAGATTTGGTTCTACTTCTGAAATTGGTATATTTGAGATGACGCAAGAAGGTTTGGTTAGTGCAAAAGATATAGCATCTAAGTTTTTTGATAAAACAAAAGCACAAAGTGGTTCTGCTTTAACTGTATCAATGGAAGGTTCAAGGGCTTTAATACTTGAAGTTCAAGCTTTAGTAACAGAATCAACACATCCAAACCCAAAAAGAAGTGCTACCGGTTTTGATGTAAATAGATTAAATATGCTTTTAGCCCTACTTGAGAAAAAGATTGATTTACCTCTAAATCACTATGATGTATTTGTAAATATAAGTGGTGGTATTAAAATCAAAGAAAGTTCAGCAGATTTAGCAGTAGTTGCAGCTATTATCTCCTCATTTAGAGATAGACCTATTTCAAAAGAGTCAGTATTCATTGGAGAGGTTTCACTTACAGGTGAAATCAAAGATGTATACTCAATGGATATGAGGCTAAAAGAAGCCCAAGCCCAAGGTATAAAAAAAGCTGTAATCTCACAAAAACCAAATCTAAATCTTAAACTAAAGTGCTTCGCTGTTGATGAAGTACCTAAGATGATAGAACTATTTTAA